One Egicoccus halophilus genomic region harbors:
- a CDS encoding AAA family ATPase — protein sequence MSEPHDAPPAAAEPPAVPASRDASEPARAALLAVREEIAKVVVGQDAVVTGLVTALLVRGHVLLEGVPGVAKTLLVRTLAASLELEASRVQFTPDLMPADVTGQHVLAEDGRDLRFRKGPVFTNLLLADEINRTPPRTQAALLEAMQERQVSTAGRTWALPDPFLVVATQNPVEYEGTYPLPEAQLDRFLFLLQVPYPTEEQEREIVARHDRGADAAADPGAAGVSPVADAGALLAAREAVRTVRVEAAVRDYVVALARATRDAPAVQLGVSPRGTTMLLHAAKAWAWLAGRAYLTPDEVKAVAKPTLRHRLHLRPEAELDGMSADTVLDGVLASVPVPR from the coding sequence GTGTCCGAACCCCACGACGCCCCGCCCGCGGCGGCCGAACCACCTGCCGTCCCGGCCTCGAGGGACGCCTCCGAGCCGGCCCGGGCGGCACTGCTCGCCGTCCGCGAGGAGATCGCCAAGGTCGTCGTCGGCCAGGACGCGGTGGTCACGGGGCTCGTCACCGCGCTGCTGGTCCGGGGGCACGTGCTCCTCGAGGGCGTGCCCGGTGTGGCCAAGACGTTGCTCGTGCGGACGCTGGCGGCGTCGCTGGAGCTCGAGGCCTCACGGGTGCAGTTCACGCCCGACCTGATGCCGGCCGACGTGACCGGCCAGCACGTGCTGGCCGAGGACGGCCGGGACCTGCGTTTCCGCAAGGGTCCGGTGTTCACCAACCTGCTGCTGGCCGACGAGATCAACCGCACCCCGCCACGCACGCAGGCGGCCCTGCTCGAGGCCATGCAGGAACGGCAGGTCTCCACCGCCGGGCGGACCTGGGCGCTGCCCGACCCCTTCCTCGTCGTGGCGACACAGAACCCGGTCGAGTACGAGGGCACCTACCCGCTGCCCGAGGCCCAGCTCGACCGCTTCCTGTTCCTGTTGCAGGTGCCGTACCCGACCGAGGAGCAGGAGCGCGAGATCGTCGCGCGCCACGACCGGGGCGCGGACGCCGCCGCCGACCCTGGCGCGGCGGGGGTGTCCCCGGTCGCCGACGCGGGAGCACTGCTCGCCGCCCGCGAGGCCGTTCGCACGGTCCGGGTCGAGGCCGCCGTGCGCGACTACGTGGTCGCGCTGGCGCGCGCGACCCGTGACGCGCCCGCGGTGCAGCTGGGCGTGTCCCCACGCGGGACCACCATGCTGTTGCACGCCGCCAAGGCGTGGGCCTGGCTGGCGGGGCGGGCCTATCTCACCCCCGACGAGGTCAAGGCCGTCGCCAAGCCGACCCTGCGGCACCGCCTGCACCTGCGTCCCGAGGCGGAGCTGGACGGGATGAGCGCCGACACCGTCCTCGACGGGGTGCTGGCGTCGGTCCCGGTACCGCGATGA
- a CDS encoding segregation and condensation protein A, which translates to MAYQVKLEVFEGPFDLLLQLISRRKLDVTEVDLAEITADFLAHLDRGLEDLDLETATRFLVVAATLIELKAARLLPREERDELEDLLGDARDLLYARLLEYRAFRDVARIVSHRLTSNEAYLARDVAPEPWLQRLVPETPLAVDAGGLAAIAASVLTPAREAPVDLSHIRRSYITIRDAAVDLLARVRADAPSTFADLVADRGRGDRVVFFLAALELFKLGHVELEQPDHRGPLAILARTGGQDLDSLTEPDEPDEPDEPDDGRTDAPVPTASGVTP; encoded by the coding sequence ATGGCCTACCAGGTGAAGCTCGAGGTCTTCGAGGGGCCCTTCGACCTGCTGCTGCAGTTGATCTCCCGCCGCAAGCTCGACGTCACCGAGGTCGACCTCGCCGAGATCACGGCCGACTTCCTCGCCCATCTCGACCGGGGCCTCGAGGACCTCGACCTCGAGACCGCCACCCGGTTCCTGGTCGTGGCGGCCACCCTCATCGAACTCAAGGCCGCCCGCCTGCTGCCCCGTGAGGAGCGCGACGAACTCGAGGACCTGCTCGGCGACGCGAGGGACCTGCTCTACGCCCGGCTGCTCGAGTACCGGGCGTTCCGGGACGTGGCGCGCATCGTCTCGCACCGGCTGACGAGCAACGAGGCGTACCTGGCCCGGGACGTGGCGCCGGAGCCGTGGCTGCAGCGGCTCGTCCCCGAGACGCCGTTGGCGGTCGACGCCGGTGGCCTGGCCGCCATCGCCGCGTCGGTGCTGACCCCTGCGCGCGAGGCGCCGGTCGACCTCAGCCACATCCGCCGCAGCTACATCACCATCCGGGACGCGGCCGTCGACCTGCTCGCCCGGGTGCGCGCGGATGCGCCCAGTACCTTCGCGGACCTCGTGGCCGACCGGGGCCGGGGGGACCGCGTGGTGTTCTTCCTGGCCGCGCTCGAACTGTTCAAGCTCGGCCACGTCGAACTCGAGCAGCCCGACCATCGCGGCCCGCTGGCGATCCTGGCCCGCACGGGCGGCCAGGACCTCGACTCGCTCACGGAGCCCGATGAGCCCGACGAGCCCGACGAGCCCGACGACGGCCGCACCGACGCACCTGTCCCCACTGCTTCCGGAGTCACGCCGTGA
- a CDS encoding DUF4350 domain-containing protein — protein sequence MSTAPDAVPRSTRPRRRHVAFLVAVVSLVAAGLLAGPTTEEAPLDPSSSAPDGLLGLVEVLRASDVPVEVGLELPEDPTTRLFVPLDRLNRTRQAEVRDWVAAGGHLVVADPTSPLHELTPVGGGLVDSIGPTGRAPGCDALPAVSTVTHASWTALEVPAEADAVCFVLGEELAWLVATGHGQGTIVALGSPDPFTNRLLDVDDHAVLAASLLAPTPGAPLQIVPLPPVGEGETAIADLVPDRVWQGLAVLLVAAVVAAVARGRRLGLPVEERLPPVLPASELVGSLAGLLQRSGRRGSAADLLRQDARTAVAAATGLSADGDPQQLASLAVDRLGVDVRTADRALLDAPVDDDETLRALQTAVSSVRRRARGGPVSSGSSRSTDPVEPSSPAHGSSVSSQARTSGSPPP from the coding sequence ATGAGCACCGCGCCGGACGCCGTCCCGAGGTCGACCCGCCCCCGACGTCGACACGTCGCCTTCCTCGTCGCGGTGGTGTCCCTGGTCGCCGCGGGGCTGCTGGCCGGTCCGACGACCGAGGAGGCACCGCTGGACCCTTCCTCGAGCGCCCCCGACGGACTGCTGGGCCTGGTCGAGGTGCTGCGCGCGAGCGACGTTCCCGTCGAGGTCGGCCTCGAGCTGCCGGAGGATCCGACGACCCGGCTCTTCGTCCCCCTCGACCGCCTCAACCGCACCCGGCAGGCGGAGGTACGCGACTGGGTGGCGGCCGGCGGTCACCTGGTGGTCGCCGACCCGACCTCGCCGCTGCACGAACTGACCCCGGTCGGGGGTGGACTGGTCGACAGCATCGGCCCGACCGGACGCGCGCCGGGTTGCGACGCGCTGCCCGCGGTGAGCACCGTGACCCACGCCAGCTGGACCGCGCTCGAGGTACCGGCGGAGGCCGACGCGGTGTGCTTCGTGCTGGGGGAGGAGCTCGCCTGGCTGGTAGCGACCGGCCACGGGCAGGGCACGATCGTCGCGCTCGGGTCGCCCGATCCGTTCACCAACCGTCTCCTCGACGTCGACGACCACGCGGTCCTCGCCGCGAGCCTGCTCGCACCCACGCCCGGCGCACCGCTGCAGATCGTCCCGCTGCCGCCCGTCGGGGAGGGAGAGACCGCGATCGCCGACCTGGTTCCCGATCGGGTCTGGCAGGGGCTCGCGGTCCTGCTCGTGGCGGCCGTCGTCGCCGCCGTCGCCCGCGGGCGACGGCTCGGCCTCCCGGTCGAGGAGCGGCTGCCTCCCGTGCTGCCCGCCAGCGAGCTGGTCGGGTCGCTGGCCGGCCTGCTGCAACGCTCGGGCCGGCGCGGGAGCGCGGCCGACCTGCTGCGCCAGGACGCCCGTACGGCGGTGGCGGCGGCCACCGGTCTGTCCGCCGACGGCGACCCGCAGCAGCTCGCGTCGCTCGCCGTCGACCGCCTCGGTGTCGACGTCCGGACCGCCGACCGTGCGCTGCTCGACGCGCCCGTGGACGACGACGAGACCCTGCGGGCGTTGCAGACGGCCGTCTCGTCGGTCCGACGGCGTGCCCGCGGCGGACCGGTGAGCTCGGGCTCGTCGCGGAGCACCGACCCGGTGGAGCCGTCCTCGCCCGCGCACGGATCCTCCGTGTCGTCGCAGGCCCGGACCTCCGGCTCGCCACCGCCCTGA
- a CDS encoding stage II sporulation protein M: MRWSFPAAVWHARVAVLAATVVFVAAFAAPALWLANSPAAVEAAMPETARQSYLEEEFEGYYSAEPGTTFAARVFTNNARVGALAFASGIAAGVPTLVVLVVNGLNVGVAAGMFHAAGEAARFWGLILPHGLLELTAVFVAGGAGLRLGWALIAPGERFRRQALAEEGRRCVVIVIGLVLVFLVAGLLEGYVTPAPWPTWARVGTGALVWVAFLAYVGIYGRDAARHGRTGALGESSAGSADVEGQPPRALTSR; encoded by the coding sequence GTGCGCTGGTCGTTCCCGGCCGCGGTGTGGCACGCGCGGGTCGCCGTCCTCGCGGCCACCGTGGTGTTCGTCGCGGCGTTCGCGGCCCCCGCGCTGTGGCTGGCCAACAGTCCCGCGGCCGTCGAGGCGGCGATGCCGGAGACGGCGCGGCAGAGCTACCTGGAGGAGGAGTTCGAGGGCTACTACTCCGCCGAGCCCGGGACGACCTTCGCCGCCCGGGTGTTCACCAACAACGCCCGGGTCGGCGCGCTCGCCTTCGCCAGCGGGATCGCGGCCGGCGTGCCCACGCTGGTCGTGCTGGTGGTCAACGGCCTCAACGTCGGCGTCGCCGCGGGGATGTTCCACGCGGCCGGTGAGGCGGCCCGGTTCTGGGGCCTGATCCTGCCGCACGGGCTGTTGGAGCTCACGGCCGTGTTCGTCGCCGGAGGTGCGGGACTGCGGCTGGGCTGGGCCCTGATCGCTCCCGGTGAGCGCTTCCGGCGGCAGGCGCTGGCGGAGGAGGGGCGCCGCTGCGTGGTGATCGTGATCGGCCTGGTCCTGGTCTTCCTCGTGGCCGGTCTGCTCGAGGGGTACGTGACACCGGCGCCCTGGCCGACCTGGGCACGGGTCGGCACCGGAGCCCTGGTGTGGGTGGCGTTCCTCGCCTACGTGGGGATCTACGGACGCGACGCCGCCCGACACGGGCGCACGGGGGCCCTGGGCGAGTCCTCCGCCGGCTCCGCGGACGTGGAAGGTCAGCCGCCTCGCGCCTTGACCTCGAGGTAG
- a CDS encoding prephenate dehydrogenase/arogenate dehydrogenase family protein, giving the protein MSTTPRLAVLGGGLIGGSLAVACRRLAVGHVTLTDTSADVRRAAAGLGLADEVAEDVAACVRAADVVVAAVPAAVVGDVLEQAARYAPADAVFTDVASLKGSVTLEVTSRLRAAGVDPARFVGGHPMAGSERSGPQAADATLFQAATWVLTPTADTAAETLRRVSGVLRQIGARVLALAPARHDELVALVSHLPHLAACTLADVAGEASARAGEVVLAVAGGGFRDTTRIAASDPRLWRGILAGNRDAVLVALNRYEQRLTEVRRLLERGDDEALEALLGRAARARAQLVPKAVDDAVVDVVVALDDRPGALATITTALGEAAINVEDLAMRHAEGRRGALLVRIAAGECERALEVLTARGLAAHAEPADAAT; this is encoded by the coding sequence GTGAGCACGACGCCGCGCCTGGCCGTCCTCGGGGGTGGGCTGATCGGGGGCTCCCTCGCCGTGGCCTGCCGCCGGCTCGCGGTCGGTCACGTCACCCTGACCGACACGTCCGCGGACGTGCGTCGCGCGGCGGCCGGGCTCGGGCTCGCCGACGAGGTCGCCGAGGACGTCGCCGCGTGCGTGCGCGCGGCCGACGTCGTCGTCGCCGCGGTTCCTGCGGCGGTCGTCGGGGACGTGCTCGAACAGGCCGCCCGGTACGCACCGGCCGACGCCGTGTTCACCGACGTCGCCAGCCTCAAGGGCAGCGTCACCCTCGAGGTGACGTCGAGGTTGAGGGCTGCGGGTGTCGACCCGGCCCGATTCGTCGGCGGCCATCCCATGGCGGGATCGGAGCGCAGCGGCCCGCAGGCCGCGGACGCGACCCTGTTCCAGGCAGCGACCTGGGTGCTGACCCCCACGGCCGACACCGCCGCGGAGACCCTGCGCCGCGTCTCGGGGGTGCTCCGGCAGATCGGGGCCCGGGTGCTCGCGCTCGCTCCCGCGCGGCACGACGAACTGGTCGCCCTGGTCAGCCACCTGCCGCACCTGGCGGCCTGCACGCTCGCCGACGTCGCCGGTGAGGCCTCGGCGCGGGCGGGCGAGGTGGTGCTGGCGGTCGCCGGCGGCGGCTTCCGCGACACGACCCGGATCGCGGCGTCGGACCCGCGACTGTGGCGCGGGATCCTGGCCGGCAACCGCGACGCGGTCCTGGTCGCCCTCAACCGCTACGAGCAGCGCCTGACCGAGGTGCGCCGGCTGCTCGAACGCGGCGACGACGAGGCCCTCGAGGCCCTGCTCGGTCGTGCCGCCCGCGCCCGCGCCCAGCTGGTGCCCAAGGCGGTCGACGACGCGGTGGTCGACGTGGTCGTTGCACTCGACGACCGTCCGGGGGCACTGGCCACCATCACTACGGCGCTCGGCGAGGCCGCCATCAACGTCGAGGACCTCGCGATGCGCCACGCCGAGGGTCGGCGGGGCGCGCTGCTGGTCCGCATCGCCGCAGGGGAGTGCGAGCGGGCCCTGGAGGTCCTCACGGCCCGTGGGCTGGCCGCGCACGCCGAACCGGCCGACGCGGCGACGTGA
- a CDS encoding pseudouridine synthase, whose product MTEQRVQKVLAAAGIASRRACEELIATGRVRVNGEVVELGAKCDPTADVVEVDGERINTDPDKLYVLLNKPRGVVTTADDPQGRPTVVDLVNLPQRLYPVGRLDQDTEGLLLLTNDGELTHQLLHPSFEVPRTYVALVPGPVRKRALAQLRDGVELDDGVARARSVRVLEEEHGRALIELVMTEGRKREVRRMFAALGLTVERLARVAYAGVELGELRQGKWRFLTQAEVGRLHAAVAEGSRPAPGGQRWETRRTTRGERDARAANAARATRRGGSR is encoded by the coding sequence ATGACTGAGCAACGGGTACAGAAGGTCCTCGCGGCCGCCGGTATCGCCTCACGACGGGCCTGCGAGGAGCTGATCGCCACCGGTCGCGTGCGGGTCAACGGCGAGGTCGTCGAGCTCGGCGCCAAGTGCGACCCGACCGCCGACGTGGTCGAGGTCGACGGGGAGCGGATCAACACCGATCCCGACAAGCTCTACGTGCTGCTCAACAAGCCGCGCGGCGTGGTCACCACCGCCGACGACCCGCAGGGGCGCCCGACCGTGGTCGACCTCGTCAACCTGCCCCAGCGGCTGTATCCCGTCGGACGTCTCGACCAGGACACCGAGGGGCTGTTGCTGCTCACCAACGACGGTGAGCTCACCCACCAGTTGCTGCACCCGTCGTTCGAGGTGCCACGCACCTACGTGGCCCTGGTGCCCGGGCCGGTCCGCAAACGGGCGCTGGCGCAGTTGCGCGACGGCGTGGAGCTCGACGACGGGGTCGCTCGCGCACGGTCGGTCCGGGTGCTCGAGGAGGAGCACGGGCGGGCACTGATCGAGCTGGTGATGACCGAGGGACGCAAGCGCGAGGTCCGCCGCATGTTCGCGGCCCTGGGCCTGACGGTCGAGCGGCTGGCACGCGTCGCCTACGCCGGGGTCGAGCTCGGCGAGTTGCGCCAGGGCAAGTGGCGATTCCTCACGCAGGCCGAGGTCGGCCGGCTGCACGCGGCGGTGGCCGAGGGCTCCCGACCGGCCCCCGGGGGCCAGCGCTGGGAGACCCGCCGCACCACCCGCGGCGAACGCGATGCCCGCGCTGCCAACGCCGCCCGGGCGACGCGCCGGGGAGGATCACGATGA
- a CDS encoding DUF58 domain-containing protein — protein MLPVPTQRAALALAALVPVVWLVPAPVPWWAPVALVAVLVAVDAYRVPAPWRIGVERELPGVVGLDATTELTWRVHNPTARPVAVAVADELAPSLGAERRRASLQVPAGGRRVERVTLRPARRGTFRPERLTVRVTGPLGLGRRQAERSLPGRIEVHPGFRSRAAAELRVRRQRILDEGLRAIRARGGSSQFEALREYVEGDDVRRIDWPATARSGHAVVRTYRAERNQQVLVLLDTGRLSAGLVEDVPRLDHAMDAVLALATIATRSGDRTALLAFGASVRAVVPSRGDQGQLRRLSSAMHALEPELVESDYGEAFRGALARFPRQSTLVLFTELGAEAVQEQLVPALPLLTRAHAVVVVAVRDPAVEALRDAPAEHAGDAYGAAAAVSVLAARERAADHLRRLGVRVVDAVPGELAGRVGDAYLEVKARGG, from the coding sequence GTGCTCCCGGTCCCCACGCAACGGGCGGCCCTGGCGCTGGCGGCGCTGGTCCCGGTCGTGTGGCTGGTCCCGGCACCGGTGCCCTGGTGGGCGCCGGTCGCGCTGGTGGCCGTGCTGGTCGCCGTCGACGCCTACCGGGTGCCCGCACCGTGGCGGATCGGGGTCGAACGCGAGCTGCCGGGCGTCGTCGGTCTCGACGCCACCACCGAGCTGACCTGGCGCGTGCACAACCCGACCGCCCGGCCGGTCGCGGTCGCGGTGGCCGACGAGTTGGCCCCGAGCCTCGGTGCCGAGCGGCGGCGGGCGAGCCTGCAGGTCCCGGCCGGGGGACGCCGCGTCGAGCGAGTGACGTTGCGCCCGGCACGCCGCGGCACGTTCCGCCCCGAACGGCTGACCGTGCGGGTCACCGGGCCGCTCGGGCTGGGTCGTCGGCAGGCGGAGCGCTCCCTGCCCGGGCGCATCGAGGTGCATCCCGGCTTCCGCTCGCGCGCGGCGGCGGAGTTGCGGGTCCGCCGCCAGCGGATCCTCGACGAGGGCCTGCGGGCGATCCGGGCCCGCGGGGGCAGCTCCCAGTTCGAGGCCCTGCGCGAGTACGTCGAGGGCGACGACGTGCGGCGCATCGACTGGCCGGCGACCGCACGCTCCGGGCATGCCGTCGTGCGCACCTACCGGGCCGAGCGCAACCAGCAGGTGCTGGTCCTGCTCGACACCGGCCGGTTGAGCGCCGGCCTGGTCGAGGACGTCCCGCGCCTGGACCACGCGATGGACGCCGTACTGGCCCTGGCGACCATCGCGACCCGCTCCGGCGACCGCACCGCACTGCTGGCCTTCGGTGCCTCGGTGCGGGCCGTCGTGCCCTCGCGTGGCGACCAGGGACAGCTCCGGCGGTTGTCGAGCGCCATGCACGCGCTGGAACCCGAGCTCGTCGAGAGCGACTACGGCGAGGCGTTCCGCGGGGCGCTCGCGCGGTTCCCGCGGCAGTCCACCCTGGTGCTGTTCACCGAACTGGGCGCCGAGGCGGTGCAGGAACAGCTGGTGCCCGCCCTGCCGCTGCTCACGCGCGCGCACGCCGTGGTCGTGGTCGCCGTGCGCGACCCGGCCGTGGAGGCGCTGCGCGACGCCCCGGCCGAGCACGCGGGTGACGCCTACGGCGCCGCGGCGGCGGTCTCGGTCCTCGCGGCGCGCGAACGTGCCGCCGACCACCTGCGGCGACTGGGGGTCCGGGTCGTCGACGCCGTCCCGGGCGAGCTGGCGGGGCGGGTCGGCGACGCCTACCTCGAGGTCAAGGCGCGAGGCGGCTGA
- the aroH gene encoding chorismate mutase: MSEARVRALRGATTLDRDDREHLIARTQELMAAVFARNELVEDDLISIVFTATDDVHAAFPAVAAREAGITHVPLLCARELEVEGGIPRCVRILVHAYTPRTARELRHVYLHDARQLRTDLPE, from the coding sequence ATGAGCGAGGCACGGGTACGGGCGCTGCGGGGCGCGACCACGCTGGACCGCGACGACCGCGAGCACCTGATCGCGCGCACCCAGGAGCTGATGGCCGCGGTGTTCGCCCGCAACGAACTCGTCGAGGACGACCTGATCTCGATCGTGTTCACCGCCACCGACGACGTCCACGCCGCCTTCCCGGCGGTCGCGGCACGCGAGGCGGGCATCACCCACGTCCCCTTGCTGTGCGCCCGCGAACTCGAGGTCGAGGGCGGGATCCCGCGGTGCGTGCGGATCCTCGTCCACGCCTACACCCCCCGCACGGCCCGCGAGCTCCGGCACGTCTACCTGCACGACGCCCGTCAACTGCGCACCGACCTGCCGGAGTGA
- a CDS encoding RDD family protein gives MQGPSGAGGTVTPEGVALDLEHATVGSRGIAYLLDLLAMGSLLLLFGLAESIFGVSGFVPGWLGLALLLLFVFAVLFGYPIGFETFWRGRTPGKAALGLRVVTTEGAPVGFRHATVRAVVGLVELLPTMGVPAMVSSLLNGRGQRLGDLAAGTVVLRVRRGSRAPVAHAFAPPAGLEDYTARLDVSALGSADYATVRETLLRLGDLAPGARREVTEVVADALLGRVAPPPPAGVPAEVWLVCVAAAVQRRRPATTAGPAADPTPPAPSGREHGRSGAASGPTATPDDSASIPPPAARTGDVEVPDDGFRPPQ, from the coding sequence GTGCAGGGACCCAGCGGCGCCGGCGGAACGGTGACACCCGAGGGTGTCGCCCTCGACCTCGAGCACGCCACGGTCGGCTCCCGCGGCATCGCCTATCTGCTCGACCTGCTGGCGATGGGCAGCCTGTTGCTGTTGTTCGGGCTCGCGGAGAGCATCTTCGGTGTGAGCGGCTTCGTGCCCGGATGGCTGGGGCTGGCCCTGCTGCTGCTGTTCGTGTTCGCGGTGCTGTTCGGCTACCCGATCGGGTTCGAGACCTTCTGGCGCGGGCGCACCCCGGGCAAGGCCGCGCTCGGACTGCGCGTGGTCACCACGGAGGGGGCGCCCGTCGGCTTCCGTCACGCGACGGTCCGTGCGGTCGTCGGCCTGGTCGAACTGCTGCCCACCATGGGCGTGCCCGCGATGGTCAGCAGCCTGCTCAACGGGCGCGGACAACGGCTGGGGGACCTCGCCGCCGGCACGGTCGTGTTGCGCGTGCGCCGCGGTTCGCGGGCCCCGGTGGCCCACGCCTTCGCGCCGCCGGCCGGGTTGGAGGACTACACCGCACGGTTGGACGTCAGCGCGCTCGGGTCTGCGGACTACGCCACGGTCCGTGAGACCCTGCTGCGGCTCGGCGACCTGGCGCCCGGTGCCCGTCGGGAGGTCACCGAGGTGGTCGCCGACGCGTTGCTGGGCCGTGTCGCCCCGCCGCCGCCGGCCGGTGTCCCGGCCGAGGTCTGGCTGGTCTGTGTGGCCGCGGCCGTGCAGCGCCGCCGGCCGGCCACCACCGCGGGCCCGGCAGCGGACCCGACGCCGCCCGCCCCGTCCGGCCGGGAGCACGGCAGGTCCGGTGCTGCGTCGGGTCCGACGGCGACCCCCGACGACTCGGCGTCGATCCCGCCTCCGGCCGCGCGCACCGGCGACGTCGAGGTGCCCGACGACGGGTTCCGCCCGCCGCAGTGA
- the scpB gene encoding SMC-Scp complex subunit ScpB produces MNDEPADAPVDAAPAPVGLPSAGQAPDRPTDEQLRPGVEALLFLADEPLEAAAVAEVLDRDPREVEQVIAEVQAAYAAADRGVEIRAVAGGWRMYTAPAARPVLQRWALAGRTGRLTQAALETLAVIAYKQPISRSEVGDIRGVSADGAVRSLVARGFVTEVGRDEGPGQAVLYGTTRLLLERLGLQSLDELPPLTDFLPEAPAPDEPDLGSVKEVRRRLAEGGELPVRGVLAGRRTNTGGEDGEEPDDDAMPAPNATRGAGRGGDDIDELTDRLEQAARNAVDRLRQAVAAGDGDPASDDDDPAEVSADPGARDD; encoded by the coding sequence GTGAACGACGAACCCGCCGACGCGCCGGTGGACGCCGCGCCGGCGCCGGTCGGTCTGCCGTCGGCAGGTCAGGCCCCGGACCGTCCCACCGACGAGCAACTGCGCCCCGGCGTCGAGGCGCTGCTGTTCCTCGCCGACGAGCCGCTCGAGGCCGCTGCCGTCGCGGAGGTGCTCGACCGCGACCCGCGCGAGGTCGAGCAGGTGATCGCCGAGGTGCAGGCCGCCTACGCCGCGGCCGACCGCGGGGTCGAGATCCGTGCGGTGGCAGGCGGGTGGCGGATGTACACCGCCCCGGCCGCACGCCCGGTGCTGCAGCGCTGGGCGCTGGCGGGTCGCACCGGGCGGCTGACACAGGCCGCGCTCGAGACCCTGGCGGTCATCGCCTACAAGCAGCCGATCAGCCGCAGCGAGGTCGGCGACATCCGCGGCGTCAGCGCCGACGGGGCCGTCCGCAGCCTGGTCGCGCGGGGCTTCGTGACCGAGGTCGGGCGTGACGAGGGCCCGGGGCAGGCGGTGCTCTACGGCACGACCAGACTGCTGCTCGAGCGACTGGGGTTGCAGTCGCTCGACGAACTGCCGCCGCTCACCGACTTCCTGCCCGAGGCGCCGGCACCCGACGAGCCGGATCTGGGCAGCGTCAAGGAGGTACGGCGGCGTCTGGCCGAGGGCGGGGAGCTGCCGGTCCGCGGCGTGCTGGCCGGCCGACGGACCAACACCGGCGGCGAGGACGGCGAGGAACCCGACGACGACGCCATGCCCGCCCCGAACGCCACGCGTGGCGCGGGACGCGGTGGTGACGACATCGACGAGTTGACCGACCGGCTGGAGCAGGCGGCGCGCAACGCCGTCGACCGGTTGCGGCAGGCCGTGGCCGCCGGCGACGGCGACCCGGCATCCGACGACGACGACCCGGCGGAGGTCTCCGCCGACCCCGGAGCACGAGATGACTGA